A genomic window from Pseudoalteromonas piratica includes:
- the erpA gene encoding iron-sulfur cluster insertion protein ErpA codes for MSDQLPIKFSDKAADKVKQLIEEEENPALKLRVYVTGGGCSGFQYGFTFDEKTNPGDLEIEKSGVTLVVDPMSLQYLVDGEVDYTEGLEGSRFFVNNPNATTTCGCGASFSV; via the coding sequence ATGTCTGATCAATTACCAATTAAATTTAGCGACAAAGCTGCAGATAAAGTTAAACAGCTTATTGAGGAAGAAGAAAACCCAGCATTAAAGCTACGTGTTTATGTTACTGGTGGTGGGTGTTCAGGTTTCCAGTATGGTTTTACATTCGATGAGAAAACCAATCCAGGTGACTTAGAAATTGAAAAAAGTGGTGTAACGTTAGTAGTCGATCCAATGAGTCTACAATACTTAGTTGACGGTGAAGTAGATTACACTGAAGGCCTAGAAGGTTCTCGTTTCTTTGTAAATAACCCAAATGCAACAACGACATGTGGTTGTGGGGCATCATTTAGCGTTTAA
- a CDS encoding YajG family lipoprotein, producing MNSKLKISLFTLTLGLMAGCSSTTQQFIFSPNYTQTHQKSAQQDVSLSVNDRRASFTTVTIKNSDGTQALADKYIADSIKPAIEQALAQVGADNSGMGKALDVNIQQLNTTIVQQLHKHSTTTKAELEVVIETTEHRFAKRYKGNKQSEAPLGFDKAKIEQQVNRLIEEMITRIVTDPEFITAVNR from the coding sequence ATGAACTCAAAACTAAAAATCTCCCTTTTCACACTAACATTGGGTTTAATGGCTGGCTGTAGTTCAACAACGCAGCAATTTATTTTCAGCCCAAATTACACACAAACCCATCAAAAATCTGCACAACAAGATGTCAGCTTATCTGTCAATGATAGACGTGCCAGCTTCACCACAGTGACCATTAAAAATAGTGATGGCACACAGGCACTTGCAGATAAGTACATTGCAGATTCAATTAAGCCAGCCATTGAGCAGGCATTAGCACAGGTTGGCGCTGACAATAGTGGCATGGGCAAAGCACTTGATGTCAACATTCAACAGCTAAACACTACAATTGTTCAACAGTTACATAAACACAGCACCACCACAAAAGCTGAGTTAGAGGTTGTAATTGAAACGACCGAGCATCGCTTTGCAAAGCGCTATAAGGGGAATAAACAAAGTGAAGCACCGCTTGGGTTTGATAAAGCTAAAATCGAACAACAAGTAAATCGACTTATTGAAGAAATGATTACCCGTATTGTGACCGACCCTGAATTTATTACTGCCGTTAATCGCTAG
- a CDS encoding AmpG family muropeptide MFS transporter produces MTTMVTVSQYLSYFKDRRLINIFAFGISSGFPWVLIGSVMSAWLKDEGLSRSMIGLFGIVFVCYSINFLWSPLVDRVKLPLLHKRLGQRRSWILLSQVCILFATLWLSQVDIQNQLYSVALCCFVIALAGATQDIAIDAFRIDTLDENETHKTTAAATMATSGWWTGYALLGAMPFYIADLPSWQWTHVYFVLAIVMLTLMLGVFFAKEPKSNREYVHKALEAEFIQNDSSLTKRIGAWLWVTVAAPIQSFFSRNGVKTALALLAFIFLFKIGEAFLGRMSIVFYKEIGFSNSQIATYSKLGTGLITIVFAFLGSLFNSRYGIVKGLFISGIAMAASNLMFSLIAMVGPKESLYAMAILVDGFTQAWSLVAMVAFISMLCDRAFSATHYALLASLGNLGRTLLSGSSGYLVDYLEGNWALFFLITALMVIPSLVFLYVIKDRLMALETDFYKKQ; encoded by the coding sequence ATAACAACTATGGTTACAGTCTCGCAATACCTTAGCTATTTTAAAGATCGCCGATTAATTAACATTTTTGCCTTCGGTATCTCCAGTGGCTTTCCTTGGGTATTAATCGGCTCAGTTATGTCTGCCTGGCTTAAAGATGAAGGCCTTTCGCGTTCAATGATAGGTCTTTTTGGCATTGTATTTGTATGCTATAGCATCAACTTTTTATGGTCGCCATTAGTTGATCGTGTAAAACTCCCTTTATTACACAAACGCCTTGGCCAACGCCGTAGTTGGATTTTACTAAGCCAAGTATGCATCTTGTTTGCAACACTGTGGTTAAGCCAAGTAGATATTCAAAATCAACTGTATTCTGTAGCGTTATGTTGCTTTGTTATTGCACTGGCGGGGGCGACTCAGGATATTGCTATCGATGCTTTTCGTATTGATACACTCGATGAAAATGAAACCCACAAAACCACTGCAGCTGCAACAATGGCAACATCTGGGTGGTGGACAGGCTATGCATTACTCGGTGCTATGCCTTTTTATATTGCGGATTTGCCAAGTTGGCAGTGGACACACGTATACTTTGTTTTAGCAATAGTTATGCTAACTCTGATGCTTGGGGTATTTTTTGCAAAAGAACCTAAATCAAATCGAGAGTACGTGCATAAAGCCCTTGAAGCTGAATTTATTCAAAATGATTCATCTTTAACTAAACGCATTGGCGCATGGCTTTGGGTGACGGTTGCAGCTCCCATTCAGTCGTTTTTCTCTCGCAATGGCGTTAAAACAGCCCTTGCCCTGCTCGCGTTTATTTTTCTTTTTAAAATTGGTGAAGCCTTTTTAGGTCGAATGTCGATTGTTTTTTATAAAGAGATTGGGTTTTCTAACTCTCAAATCGCAACCTATTCAAAACTTGGTACTGGACTTATTACCATTGTTTTTGCCTTTTTAGGCAGTTTATTTAATTCACGTTATGGCATCGTTAAAGGCTTATTTATTAGTGGTATTGCCATGGCCGCGTCTAATTTAATGTTCTCATTAATTGCCATGGTAGGGCCAAAAGAAAGCCTCTATGCTATGGCAATTTTGGTCGATGGATTTACGCAAGCTTGGTCATTAGTTGCCATGGTCGCGTTTATCTCGATGCTGTGTGATCGCGCCTTTAGTGCTACCCATTATGCGCTATTAGCATCGCTTGGTAACTTAGGACGAACGTTATTGTCTGGTTCTTCTGGGTATTTGGTGGATTATCTTGAAGGAAATTGGGCGCTGTTTTTCTTAATTACAGCCTTGATGGTGATCCCATCATTAGTATTTTTATATGTGATAAAAGACCGTTTGATGGCCTTAGAAACTGATTTTTATAAAAAACAATAA
- a CDS encoding chloride channel protein gives MTFSQKVTNNLAALRRVVARPKSSIQLALLGVLAGLVAAMLIIMFRLVVLIGQSGFVSEYDNFTQLPETDRLILPIIAAVFIATFAYLTGFKHYRLGIPYVIHRIKQNYGQMPIWNAVNQFVGGAIALISGFSVGREGPSVHMGAAGASVIASYLHLPFNAMRTLTGCGVAAGISASFNTPLAAVIFVMEVVLREYKVHIFVPVILASVTGAITTQFVFGSDSELALITVESIPPWHYPYLIVCGIVLGAVAYGFNKNLMLIIRTFKTVNMFPRLILAGIITGAIGYLVPQAMGSGMSAIDIAVSSPEQVQLLTTILIAKLLATLFALGLGIPGGIIGPVIGLGVILGSLMSYFAAFISPDVNITGTYAVLGMAGLLAATLNAPLAALMTVMELTASHTIIVPAMLVIVSAYLTALQGFGNRSIFLQQLDFQGLKYQVSPAVEALQKVGVIEEMSDKFNLLYSDDKALIAESLDAADAQTPLIVFDQDNGYRLAEYDLNLTAEESVKIRYIEMQGVSSQSTLGDAFEILRDNRSGVIYVYDQLKDNDILGIIRWDDIRQILMIRNALL, from the coding sequence ATGACATTTAGCCAAAAAGTAACCAACAATTTGGCGGCCTTAAGAAGGGTCGTTGCTCGACCAAAATCGAGTATTCAATTAGCGTTACTAGGTGTATTGGCCGGTCTTGTGGCTGCAATGCTAATCATCATGTTTAGATTGGTTGTGTTAATAGGTCAAAGTGGCTTTGTTTCTGAATATGACAACTTTACCCAGCTACCTGAAACCGACCGCCTTATTTTGCCAATTATTGCGGCCGTTTTTATTGCAACATTTGCCTACCTTACAGGTTTTAAGCACTACCGCTTAGGCATCCCCTATGTGATTCACCGGATTAAACAGAATTACGGGCAGATGCCAATTTGGAATGCAGTGAACCAATTTGTTGGTGGTGCAATAGCACTGATCAGCGGTTTTTCAGTTGGGCGAGAAGGCCCTTCAGTTCATATGGGTGCCGCCGGTGCAAGTGTCATCGCCAGCTACCTACATTTACCCTTTAATGCAATGCGTACCCTAACAGGCTGTGGTGTTGCCGCAGGCATTTCTGCCTCATTTAATACTCCCCTTGCGGCAGTAATCTTTGTTATGGAAGTAGTACTAAGAGAATACAAAGTACATATTTTCGTACCTGTCATTCTGGCATCAGTAACCGGCGCCATCACAACCCAGTTTGTATTTGGTTCTGATTCTGAGCTTGCACTTATTACAGTAGAATCAATTCCACCTTGGCATTACCCATATTTAATTGTTTGCGGCATAGTTCTCGGGGCGGTTGCTTATGGTTTTAACAAAAACTTAATGCTTATAATTCGTACATTTAAAACGGTAAATATGTTCCCACGCTTAATTTTAGCAGGCATTATTACGGGTGCGATTGGCTACTTAGTGCCGCAAGCGATGGGCTCAGGAATGAGCGCAATTGATATTGCAGTGAGCTCACCAGAACAAGTGCAACTGCTTACCACCATTTTAATAGCAAAGTTATTAGCGACGTTATTTGCCTTAGGATTAGGTATTCCTGGCGGCATCATTGGCCCGGTTATTGGTCTCGGCGTTATATTAGGCTCATTAATGAGTTATTTTGCAGCCTTTATTAGCCCTGATGTTAATATAACAGGTACCTATGCGGTGCTTGGCATGGCAGGTTTACTTGCTGCCACATTAAATGCCCCGCTTGCTGCTCTAATGACCGTTATGGAGTTAACCGCTAGCCATACCATTATTGTACCCGCAATGTTGGTCATTGTGTCTGCCTACTTAACCGCACTACAAGGCTTTGGTAATCGCTCTATTTTCTTACAGCAGCTCGATTTTCAAGGTCTGAAATACCAAGTTTCCCCAGCAGTTGAAGCACTACAAAAAGTCGGTGTTATTGAGGAAATGAGTGATAAATTCAATTTACTTTACAGTGATGATAAAGCGCTTATCGCTGAGTCACTTGATGCTGCAGATGCGCAAACACCACTGATAGTGTTTGATCAGGACAATGGCTATCGTCTAGCAGAATATGACTTAAACTTAACCGCGGAAGAAAGCGTTAAAATTCGTTATATTGAAATGCAAGGTGTGAGCAGCCAGTCAACTCTTGGTGATGCATTTGAAATACTTAGAGACAACCGTTCAGGTGTTATCTACGTATATGATCAACTCAAAGACAATGATATTTTAGGCATTATTCGCTGGGACGATATTCGCCAGATTTTAATGATCCGCAACGCACTGCTTTAG
- a CDS encoding CopD family protein produces MNTLLLIKALHIFFMVAWFAGIFYLPRLFVYHAMTEERSNSAMLKIMERRLLFFVTPFAVLTGVFGFALMHMYGMEWVRLSIWLHIKLKLVLLLYIYHGYCFKLLADFKHDRNKRSDRFYRIFNELPVLILLAIVILAVMKPSF; encoded by the coding sequence ATGAACACCCTTTTACTCATTAAAGCGCTACATATCTTTTTTATGGTAGCTTGGTTTGCCGGCATATTTTACCTGCCTCGTTTATTTGTTTATCACGCAATGACTGAAGAGCGCAGTAATAGCGCCATGCTTAAAATTATGGAGCGACGCTTGCTGTTTTTTGTCACCCCATTTGCCGTTTTAACCGGTGTATTCGGCTTTGCCCTAATGCATATGTACGGCATGGAATGGGTAAGGCTTAGCATTTGGCTTCACATTAAACTCAAGCTGGTGCTGCTGCTTTATATCTATCATGGCTATTGCTTTAAATTGCTGGCTGATTTTAAGCATGATAGAAACAAACGAAGCGATAGGTTTTATCGCATTTTCAATGAATTACCTGTTTTAATATTGCTAGCGATTGTGATCTTAGCAGTAATGAAACCAAGTTTTTAA
- a CDS encoding efflux RND transporter periplasmic adaptor subunit, translating to MHLFKKLSIQLNEKPYIIAVFITLLIILWMMSGGSQANEQATEQTEQRVAKVKVETLYADTVNRTLQLYGRTEPNKVARVSARQEGEIIEILVKEGQFVEQGKVILKLDKSDLEQQITAAKASLEQSEVEYQGAVKLKQKGLNDQSALARAKASLEQAKANLANLKLSLARTEIRAPFSGMINQRLVELGDYVGRGDPILELADLNPLIVRANVTQKEVIGLKVGQEVAALFINNKTYPGKIRYIASVADDNTNTFKIEAAFDNPNMQYRAGFSTQLDITYDEVSAIHLSPAFMALDEEGNIGVKTIDEENRVVFSPIDVVKSEASGVWMAGLGDKANVITLGQGFVRIGDTVEPVFATEQE from the coding sequence ATGCACCTATTCAAAAAATTGAGTATTCAACTCAATGAAAAGCCTTATATTATCGCTGTTTTTATTACACTTCTTATTATTCTATGGATGATGTCAGGTGGGTCACAGGCCAATGAACAAGCAACAGAACAAACTGAGCAACGTGTTGCAAAAGTAAAAGTTGAAACCCTATACGCCGATACAGTAAACCGTACACTTCAACTTTACGGCCGCACTGAACCCAATAAAGTTGCTCGAGTTTCAGCGCGACAAGAAGGCGAAATTATTGAAATTTTGGTAAAAGAAGGCCAATTTGTTGAGCAGGGCAAGGTTATTCTTAAATTAGATAAATCTGATTTAGAGCAGCAAATTACAGCAGCAAAAGCATCATTAGAGCAAAGTGAAGTTGAGTACCAAGGTGCGGTGAAACTTAAGCAAAAAGGACTTAATGATCAATCTGCACTCGCTCGTGCAAAAGCAAGCCTTGAGCAAGCAAAGGCGAATTTAGCTAACTTGAAGTTATCGCTAGCGCGCACAGAAATCCGCGCGCCATTTTCAGGCATGATCAATCAGCGCTTAGTTGAACTCGGCGATTACGTAGGTCGTGGCGATCCAATTTTAGAATTGGCAGATTTAAATCCACTGATTGTGCGTGCCAACGTCACTCAAAAAGAAGTGATAGGGCTGAAAGTCGGGCAAGAAGTCGCTGCTTTATTTATTAACAACAAAACATACCCTGGCAAAATTCGCTATATTGCATCGGTTGCCGATGACAACACTAATACATTCAAAATTGAAGCCGCGTTTGATAACCCCAATATGCAATATCGCGCTGGTTTCTCTACTCAACTTGATATTACTTATGATGAAGTGAGTGCGATTCATTTAAGCCCGGCATTTATGGCGCTTGATGAAGAGGGCAATATTGGCGTAAAAACAATTGATGAGGAGAACCGAGTTGTGTTCTCGCCAATTGATGTGGTGAAGTCAGAAGCATCCGGTGTGTGGATGGCTGGTCTCGGTGATAAAGCAAATGTCATTACTTTAGGGCAGGGATTTGTGCGCATTGGTGACACAGTTGAGCCGGTTTTTGCAACTGAGCAAGAGTAG
- a CDS encoding methyltransferase → MSQAPSDQQVNEIAQLGDKTYTLSRFPLKQKNASLQAWDAADEYLVNYIEENLQVTSNTNVLIINDGFGALACAFNHTTIYHLNDSFVAEQAAQYNLEQNQLNNDNTVFLKSLDTLPNEIDLVLIKVPKNAGYLTFLLSQLSKILKQGTPIIAAGKVKDIHSSTIQLFERFSGPTTTSLAVKKSRLILSKQHNKPQESKFPITWPLEKTQFTITNHANVFSRDSLDIGARFFINYLPQGNKKQRIVDLGCGNGVIGLTTLERCPNAQLTFVDESAMAVASAKHNVATNLPEQLENCTFLHNDCLTGVEHNSADLILCNPPFHQQQAVTDHIAWQMFVDSFRCLREGGELRIVGNRHLNYHEKLKRLFGGYKLLGSNKKFVVLSAKKRAL, encoded by the coding sequence ATGTCGCAAGCCCCTTCAGACCAACAGGTAAATGAAATCGCACAACTAGGCGATAAAACCTATACGCTTTCTCGCTTTCCGCTTAAACAAAAAAATGCGAGTCTACAAGCATGGGATGCTGCTGACGAATATTTAGTTAATTATATTGAAGAAAACCTACAGGTCACAAGTAACACAAACGTTCTTATTATTAATGATGGCTTTGGCGCCCTTGCATGTGCATTTAACCATACAACCATCTACCATTTAAATGATTCATTTGTTGCTGAACAAGCCGCTCAATACAATTTAGAGCAAAACCAGCTAAATAATGACAATACTGTTTTTCTAAAAAGTTTAGATACATTGCCTAACGAGATTGATTTAGTACTGATAAAAGTACCGAAAAACGCAGGCTACCTCACCTTTTTACTGAGCCAATTAAGCAAGATTTTAAAGCAAGGCACCCCGATTATTGCGGCTGGTAAGGTAAAAGACATTCACTCATCTACTATTCAATTATTTGAACGCTTCTCAGGGCCAACAACAACCTCATTAGCGGTGAAAAAATCGCGTTTAATCTTGAGTAAACAACACAACAAGCCACAAGAAAGTAAGTTTCCAATTACTTGGCCTCTTGAAAAAACGCAGTTTACCATCACTAACCATGCTAATGTCTTCAGTCGTGATTCATTGGATATAGGCGCTCGCTTTTTTATAAACTACTTGCCTCAAGGCAATAAAAAACAGCGCATTGTCGATTTAGGTTGTGGTAATGGTGTAATTGGTTTAACAACGCTTGAACGCTGCCCTAATGCACAACTTACTTTTGTAGATGAATCAGCCATGGCGGTCGCATCTGCAAAACATAATGTTGCGACTAACTTACCGGAACAACTAGAAAACTGCACCTTTTTGCACAATGACTGTCTGACAGGTGTCGAACATAACTCAGCGGATTTAATTTTATGTAATCCACCCTTTCACCAACAACAAGCCGTTACCGATCACATTGCATGGCAAATGTTTGTTGATAGCTTCCGCTGTTTACGTGAAGGTGGTGAATTACGTATTGTTGGTAACCGTCATTTAAATTACCATGAAAAGTTAAAACGCCTATTTGGTGGCTATAAGCTATTAGGTTCAAATAAGAAATTCGTCGTTTTAAGCGCTAAAAAGAGAGCATTATAA
- a CDS encoding helix-turn-helix domain-containing protein produces the protein MMGKTVASEENSRLTQWLKVKRQEKGHTMRSLAQVLGTPHSFVGKIENQERRLDVVEFIRYCQALEIDPIEGLTILKSE, from the coding sequence ATGATGGGGAAAACGGTTGCATCTGAAGAGAATTCGCGCCTAACACAATGGCTTAAAGTAAAGCGCCAAGAAAAAGGCCACACGATGCGCAGCCTTGCACAAGTACTTGGCACGCCACATTCATTTGTTGGTAAAATTGAAAATCAAGAACGTCGTTTAGATGTGGTTGAGTTTATTCGCTACTGCCAAGCGCTTGAAATTGATCCAATTGAAGGCTTAACTATTTTAAAAAGTGAATAA
- a CDS encoding peptidylprolyl isomerase, whose translation MKYILTLLLVVASFASSANLVKKGEFIQKDNAYPMVKLTTTMGDIVVELDRRKAPITVNNFLGYVVDGGYEDTVFHRVEHDAEQERDFVIQGGGYDKKYDGAYMGPEIPNESGNGLKNDMYTIAMAYQDRKPHSATRQFFFNMNDNDHLNPGREWGFAVFGYVTEGTETLDKIMRVETGCHDKLGWCFVPKEPVVILKAQVLEPLQ comes from the coding sequence ATGAAATACATATTGACCCTATTACTTGTTGTTGCAAGCTTTGCAAGTAGCGCTAACCTGGTTAAAAAAGGTGAATTTATTCAAAAAGATAACGCCTACCCAATGGTCAAACTCACAACCACAATGGGCGACATTGTAGTTGAACTTGATCGCCGAAAAGCACCGATTACTGTTAATAACTTTTTAGGATACGTGGTCGATGGTGGCTACGAAGATACTGTTTTCCATCGCGTTGAACATGATGCCGAACAAGAGCGAGACTTTGTTATTCAAGGTGGTGGCTATGATAAAAAATACGATGGCGCTTATATGGGCCCAGAAATTCCAAACGAGAGCGGCAATGGTTTAAAAAATGATATGTACACCATCGCAATGGCGTATCAAGATCGTAAGCCCCATTCAGCCACGCGCCAATTCTTCTTTAACATGAATGACAATGATCATTTAAACCCAGGTCGAGAGTGGGGTTTTGCAGTATTCGGCTATGTTACTGAAGGTACTGAGACGCTTGATAAAATTATGCGTGTTGAGACAGGTTGCCATGATAAACTTGGCTGGTGTTTTGTGCCAAAAGAACCCGTTGTTATTTTAAAAGCGCAAGTGCTTGAGCCTCTGCAATAA
- a CDS encoding efflux RND transporter permease subunit, giving the protein MRTLIDASLSRTRTVLSIFILLIISGWVTYQNIPKESNPDVTIPFIYVSIVHDGISPEDAERLLVRPMEIELRAIEGVKEMTAVASEGHASVTLEFFAGTDPKEALADVRDKVSLAKAKLPSETEEPEVHEVLMEDQQPTITLTLSGDIPERGLLTIARNLKDELESISSVLEVEIGGEREDMVEIVVDPLLMESYGLDQNDIYSLLTNNNRLVAAGTLDTGKGRFAVKIPSVFETIQDVMEQPVKVSGDKVVRFMDVAQIRRSYKDPNSIARINGQQAVSLEVKKRAGENIIDTVDQVKAKVEESKAIWPNHIKVTYTGDMSKDVKDMLSDLQNNVLSAVLLVVIVIIAILGTRSAFLVGVAIPGSFLTGILVIAIFGLTVNIVVLFALIMAVGMLVDGAIVVSEFADRMMSEGMPRKKAYAVAAKRMAWPIIASTATTLAAFAPLIFWPGMMGEFMKYLPITLIATLSASLLMALVFVPTIGSLIGKVRPLRDEQKQNLLRSEEGNLTELEGVTGRYVRLLDRAIRRPLLSLFAAIGFSILVFVGYGMSGLGVEFFPDVEPNGINLKVRSYGDLSIYEKDQIMKDIEQRILTVDGIKTLYSRSGGKDIVGSLRMNLKDWDKRRPADQIIEEVLGNTADLAGVEIEIRKDENGPGGGKDLSIELSSKFPDVLNEEARRIRNAIENDGAFVNVDDSGSKPGIEWQLKLNRADAARFGADATMLGANVQMVTNGLKLGEYRPDDVDDEIDIRVRFPADKRDLGRLETLRVKTQHGQVPITHFIERKAVQKVDTINRVDSHRVVTVNADVKAGQQLSKALPRLQAQLEAQGLDPRVKLKVRGENEEQDESMVFLEKAFLVALFVMGIILVTQFNSFYQAMLILSAVLFSTVGVFLGLIILQQPFGIVMSGIGVISLAGIVVNNNIVLIDTYNVLRRQGMEQHEAILRTGAQRLRPVLLTTVTTILGLMPMVLQINIDLFNREIAFGAPSTQWWVQLSTAVAGGLAFATVLTLVLTPCLLALRKKSVKYPEAEIVKHKLAS; this is encoded by the coding sequence ATGCGTACTTTAATTGATGCCTCATTGAGTCGCACCCGTACCGTATTATCAATTTTTATATTGTTAATTATTTCAGGTTGGGTGACTTACCAAAACATACCTAAAGAATCGAATCCGGATGTCACTATTCCGTTTATATACGTTTCAATCGTGCATGATGGCATATCACCAGAGGATGCTGAGCGCCTATTAGTTAGGCCAATGGAAATTGAATTACGTGCCATTGAAGGTGTTAAAGAAATGACAGCCGTTGCCAGCGAAGGGCATGCTTCTGTCACACTTGAATTTTTTGCTGGTACTGATCCAAAAGAAGCACTTGCTGATGTGCGCGATAAGGTATCTTTGGCGAAAGCCAAGCTGCCTTCTGAAACTGAAGAGCCTGAAGTACATGAAGTACTGATGGAAGACCAGCAACCAACAATCACCCTTACATTATCTGGAGACATTCCAGAGCGCGGCTTACTTACTATTGCGCGTAATTTAAAAGATGAACTTGAGTCTATTTCGAGCGTACTTGAAGTGGAAATAGGTGGTGAGCGTGAAGACATGGTTGAGATTGTTGTCGACCCACTTTTGATGGAGTCGTATGGTCTTGACCAAAATGATATTTACAGTTTGCTCACTAATAATAACCGCTTGGTTGCTGCGGGCACATTAGATACAGGTAAAGGCCGTTTTGCGGTAAAAATTCCCTCGGTTTTTGAAACCATTCAAGATGTAATGGAACAACCGGTTAAAGTGTCGGGTGATAAAGTCGTACGCTTTATGGATGTGGCGCAAATTAGGCGCTCTTACAAAGACCCTAATTCGATTGCCCGTATTAATGGCCAGCAAGCTGTTTCATTAGAAGTGAAAAAGCGTGCAGGCGAAAACATTATAGACACGGTTGATCAAGTAAAAGCCAAAGTCGAAGAAAGCAAAGCCATCTGGCCAAATCATATTAAGGTGACTTACACCGGAGATATGAGTAAAGACGTGAAAGATATGCTGTCAGACTTACAAAATAATGTACTGTCTGCCGTACTGTTGGTGGTCATTGTAATTATTGCAATTCTTGGCACGCGCTCAGCTTTTTTAGTTGGTGTGGCAATTCCGGGGTCGTTCTTAACAGGTATTTTAGTAATAGCGATATTTGGTTTAACGGTTAATATTGTTGTACTTTTTGCTTTGATTATGGCTGTGGGTATGTTGGTTGATGGCGCTATAGTTGTCAGTGAATTTGCCGACCGTATGATGAGCGAAGGGATGCCGCGTAAAAAAGCCTATGCGGTTGCAGCAAAGCGTATGGCATGGCCAATAATCGCGTCAACTGCCACTACGTTAGCGGCATTTGCTCCGTTAATTTTTTGGCCAGGTATGATGGGTGAGTTTATGAAATACTTACCTATTACCCTAATTGCTACTTTATCAGCATCCTTACTCATGGCGCTTGTATTTGTTCCGACCATTGGAAGCTTGATTGGTAAAGTGCGTCCGCTTAGAGATGAACAAAAGCAAAACTTATTACGTTCAGAAGAGGGAAACTTAACTGAATTAGAAGGGGTTACAGGGCGCTATGTTCGTCTACTGGATCGCGCAATAAGACGTCCACTGTTAAGCTTGTTTGCTGCTATCGGCTTTTCAATTTTAGTGTTTGTTGGCTACGGTATGTCTGGCCTTGGTGTCGAGTTTTTTCCTGACGTTGAACCCAATGGTATCAATTTAAAAGTGCGTAGTTACGGTGATTTGTCGATTTATGAAAAAGATCAAATCATGAAAGACATAGAGCAACGCATACTAACTGTTGATGGCATAAAAACGCTTTACTCTCGCTCTGGCGGCAAAGACATCGTTGGTTCATTGCGTATGAATCTAAAAGATTGGGATAAACGCCGTCCGGCGGATCAAATTATCGAGGAAGTTCTAGGCAATACCGCAGATTTAGCTGGGGTAGAAATTGAGATCCGGAAAGATGAAAATGGTCCAGGTGGTGGTAAAGATTTATCGATTGAACTCAGTTCGAAATTCCCTGATGTGCTCAATGAAGAAGCGCGTCGTATTCGTAATGCAATTGAAAATGATGGCGCGTTTGTCAATGTCGATGATTCAGGCTCTAAACCTGGTATTGAGTGGCAATTAAAGCTTAATCGAGCAGATGCAGCACGCTTTGGTGCTGATGCAACCATGTTAGGTGCCAATGTTCAAATGGTGACAAATGGTCTTAAGCTTGGCGAATATCGCCCTGATGATGTGGATGATGAAATTGATATTCGTGTACGTTTCCCCGCTGATAAACGTGATTTGGGCCGATTAGAAACCTTACGTGTAAAAACGCAACATGGTCAGGTGCCGATTACACACTTTATTGAACGAAAAGCTGTACAAAAAGTGGATACCATTAACCGTGTTGACAGTCATCGCGTGGTGACTGTAAATGCTGATGTTAAAGCTGGGCAACAACTCTCTAAAGCATTACCTCGTTTGCAAGCACAGCTTGAAGCACAAGGGTTAGATCCCCGCGTGAAGCTTAAAGTACGTGGTGAGAATGAAGAGCAAGACGAATCAATGGTGTTTTTGGAAAAAGCTTTCTTGGTTGCGTTGTTTGTAATGGGTATTATTTTGGTAACGCAATTTAATAGTTTCTATCAAGCAATGTTGATTTTAAGCGCGGTGCTGTTCTCTACGGTTGGCGTGTTTTTAGGATTGATTATCTTGCAGCAGCCGTTTGGCATTGTTATGTCGGGCATTGGGGTCATTTCGCTCGCTGGGATTGTGGTGAACAATAATATTGTATTAATTGATACTTATAATGTGTTGCGCAGACAGGGAATGGAGCAGCATGAAGCGATACTTCGTACAGGTGCACAGCGTTTAAGACCGGTATTATTAACAACCGTTACTACTATTCTTGGTTTAATGCCAATGGTTCTGCAAATTAATATTGATTTGTTTAACCGCGAAATTGCGTTTGGCGCACCATCAACACAGTGGTGGGTGCAATTATCTACTGCTGTGGCTGGTGGGTTGGCATTTGCGACGGTATTAACATTGGTTTTAACACCTTGCTTATTAGCACTAAGGAAAAAGTCTGTTAAATACCCAGAAGCAGAAATTGTGAAACATAAACTGGCAAGCTAG